The genomic interval ATACACCCAATCAAAGAACCCTCGTAAATCGGGATCAGATTTCGCTTTAACATTGGGGCTGTGATGAAGAGTAGCACCTAGATATTTTTTAGAAAAATCATCATATTCACGAGTGAACATAAGCATATGATGCCATAATTCATCCACTTTCTTACTAAACATCGGTGCCTCTTTTAAGAGAGAAGTTAAAATAAAATAACGTTTCAAATCAAGTAAACGCCATTCATACTCATTTTCTTTTAATTTATTCTCTTCCTTCACTCTATTTTCTACATTTTCCATATAGCTTCTAGTAAGGGATTGTTCTAAATCATCATTTAATTTTTTTAATCCTTTAATCGGCTGTACCTCTAATACTTTAGGCGATAAACCAAATTTAAAAGTGAGTTTTTTACGTAAAAATATTATAAACCAAATAATAAAAACAGCTAGTAGAAGCAACCATGCCATCTAATTTCTCCCCTTCCTATTAGAAACATATAAAAGCTAATTACCTTGGTTCTTACTATTACGAATTTGAATGTATAAAGTTCCATCTTTACAATTTCTTCATATTTAGCCATTTGGATTTCTTCCCCATTTTTAAGATAAGGTATTTTCGATTTTTCTATTGCCTTTAGAAAACAGCAAAAAACTAAAAAAGGTACACCACTAACGTTAGAGTGATGTACCTAATTATTTGCCTATCTTATATTTACATTCTTTCTGCATAAATAATATATCGCTGTGGTGCATTTCCTACAAATCGGAATGGATAACATGTGGTTAAGATAAGCTCTTCTTTTGTATTATCTAATGTAATAATTGATCGATCATCTGCCTCGACGATTTTAGTCGAAGTGATTTGATAAGAGAATTCACCATATGGCAAAACAATTTTAAGCTCGTCCCCGATTTCTAATTCTCCCGCTCTTCTAAATACTGTATCGCGATGACCGGACAAGACAATTTGTCCATTTTCCTCTGGATAGAAGCTACCTTTATAATGGCCGACCCCTTTTTCTAGATCATCTGGATCGGTACCTTCTACAATCGGTAATTCACCATCGATCTTATCGATTACCAATAGTCCCACTGCATCACCAATAGATGGAATAAAACGGTCACTATCTTTATCTACCCATTTTTCATTCCCTTTTTCGATGGCTACCTTAGCTTCCGATAAAGAATTCTCTGTTAGCGCTTTCGTGTCCATAATATTCCAGACACCATACCCAATAAAAAGTACTCCTCCTACTATAAGTAGGAGGGATAACCATTTCGTCCATTTCATGTTTATCTTATGCCTTTCTTCTATTATTTCTATAGAAAACAACAAACCCTATTACAAACAATAATAATCCTACGATGATTAAATTGTAAGTCATTGTCGCTGTATTTGGCAATAGATTTCCTTTTCCGTTCTCTTGCTGATTTACTGTATCCTGGTTGTCACCTAATGAAGTTTCTGTTTCCTTATCAGATTCACCGTTTCCATCACCTGGTGTTTCCAGATTCTCTCCTGGATTTCCTTCTCCATCACCTGGTGTTTCCGGATTCTCTCCTGGATCTTCTTCTCCATCACCTGGTGTTTCCGGATTCTCTCCTGGATCTTCTTCTCCATTACCTGGTGTTTCCGGATTCTCTCCTGGATCTTCTTCTCCATTACCTGGTGTTTCGGGATCTACTTCAGGTTCTTCTGCTGTATCTGAAACTTCTGAAATACGTCCTTCAGCAGTATAAGCAATTGGTTCATCGAAGGATTTAATGAAATCCACTGTCGCCTGTAAATCCTCAGATCCCTGAACCGGATTTTTACCATACGTATTTAACAAATAGGAATCGGTACTATGTGGATACATATAGCTATTAACCGTTACAGTATATGTTTTCTCTAAATCCAGCTTTGTTCCGTCTGGCATGAAGAGATCCACAACTTGTCCAAATTGTCCTAAAGAGGCATCCCAAGTATATTTAAAGCCTGCAATACTTACGTCTGGACCATAGGAACTAAATTGTGTATTTAATACTTCTTTTAGCTCTTGACCAGTAATTTCTAACTTAACAAGGGTATTATTAAATGGCTGAATATTAAAGAGTTCCTGCCAAGTAATCTCGCCTTCCATTAAATCATCTCTAATTCCTCCACCATTCATTAAGGCAAAATCACTGTCCATCGCGGCTTTCATTCCATCAGCAATTAGATTGCCAAGACCATTATCGCCAACTTCTCCTTTTTGTGCATAGCCACCTGTTATGTCTGTAGCAGCTATTCCAATTACCTCATTTAGCTTTGGACCAACTTGCTCCAGATACTTATCCAATATTGCTTTTACTTCTGGATCAGGTGTTACACCTTCTTGAACAACATCCACTATCTCTGCTGTTTTTTCAGCAAAATCTTTTGTTGCTGGGTCTATCGTAAAATCAATATCCGAATAGGCTTTTCCATATTCCCATGCCTGAACAATCAATTTATTATCGACAACGCCATTTAACTTTACATGATTATGGGCTGCAAAAATAATATCTACAGCATCATCCGCCTCGCGTGCGATATCTGCAATTTCTCCCGTTATTTCATTTGTTCCTTCTTCTTGGTCGCCAGGAACATGTGCTAAAACAACAATTGCTTCAATTCCTTGCTTTTGCAATTCAGGAACATACTTATTAATTGCCTCTACCTCATCGGTAAAGCGAATATGTTCATTGCCTGTAGCTACAATCATACTCGGTGTTTCTACTGTCGCAACTCCAATAAAGCCAACCTTTACTCCATCTATTTCTTTTATCGCGTATGGATCTAATACTAATTCACCAGAATCCTTATATTCCACATTAGCTGCAAGAACTGGGAAATTCATTCCATCATATCCACTTGTTCCGTTAGGATGCTCTCCTCCATTAATCATGCGGAGCATCTCGTCTACTCCTTCGTCAAATTCATGGTTTCCTACTACTCCTACATCGAAGCCTAATGATTCCATAATTTCAACAGTTGGTTCGTCCTGTAAAAGGGCTGATACTGGTGAACTGCCACCAATCATATCCCCTGCATGTAATAATAATGTGTTCGGGTTCGTTGCTTCTGCTTGTCTTAAGTAAGCAGCCAAATAATCCATTCTTCCATAATTAACACCATTAACTGTTCCTGTTACATCAATTTTCCCGTGCAAATCATTCACACCAAGGAACTGACCAGAAATGGATGGAAGGGTTTCTGCATTTATTTCCTTAATTCTTCCCGTATTGTAAGAGATAGGGCCATTAAAGCTTCTTACAAATGCTACAGTTGCTTCTAAATCTTCTCCACCTTGAATTGGGTTCTCTCCAAGCTTTTGAAGAAGATATTGGTCTGATGAGTGTTCAGCCATATAATTATTCACAGTTACCGTATAGTTTCCATTCGAATCTATTTTTTCGCCATTAGGCAAGAATATATCTACTACTTTTCCATATTTTCCAGCCTTACTATCCCAAGTATATGAAAATCCACCAATACTAACATCTGGACCATAGCTACTAAACTGACTATTTAAAATTTCTTCTAAATCACTACCACTTATCTCTAACTTTACTAATGTATTATTAAAAGGTTGTACGTTAAATAAATCATTCCAAGTTATTTCCCCGGCAACTATATCATCGCGAATTCCGCCACCATTCATTAAAGCGAAATCACTATCCATCGCTGCCTTCATGCCATCAGCAATTAAATTTCCTACAGGGTTATCCCCTTCCGCTTCTTTTGTTGCATATCCACCTACCATATCAGTCGCAGCTACACCAATTACTTCATTTAGTTTTGCACCAACTAATTCTTGGTATTTTGCTAAAATGGAAGAAACTTCAGGATCTGGAGTAACTCCAGTTTGAACTACATCCACGATTTCAGCTGATTTTGTCACAATGTCCCCTGTTTCCGGGTCAATTTCTAAATCTACATCTGCAAAAGCTTTTCCATATTCACCAGCTTGAACAATTAATTTATTATCCACTACTGCATTTATTTTCACATGATTATGAGCTGCGAAAATAACATCAACAGCATCATCTACTTCTGTGGCAATTTTAGCAATATCACCAGTCGCGCTTTCACCTGCTTGATTTCCAGGAACATGTGCTAGCACAATAATCGCTTCTACACCCTGTGATTGCAATTCTGGTACAAACTTATTAATCGCTTGCGCTTCATCTGTAAAACGAACATTTTCATTCCCTTTTGCAATAATCATATTAGGCGTTTCTGTTGTAGCGACCCCAATAAATCCAACCTTGACTCCCTCTACTTCTTTGATAGCATATGGATCAATTACTAGTTTGCCAGTATCCTTGTATTCAACATTTGCTGCTACCATTGGAAAATTGATTCCATCATACTCCTTTGTTCCATTTACATGATCCCCACCGTTGATTAAACGGAGCATTTCGTCTACTCCTTCATCGAACTCATGATTACCAACAGTACCTACGTCGAAACCAATTGATTCCATCATCTCCACAGTAGGCTCATCTTGAAGCAGTGCAGAAAGTGGTGAACTACCACCCACCATGTCACCAGCATGTACAATTAGTGTATTAGGATTTGTAGCTTCTCTTTCTCGCAAGTAAGTTGCTAAATAATCCATTCTACCAATCTTGTTCGTTTTCGCTTCATCATCATACTCCTCTGTAACCTTGCCATGAAGGTCATTTACACTAAGGAGTTGTAATTTAATCGTGTCCTTCTCTTCACTAGCATTTAATGCAGTATACCCATTGTTCTCTGCTTCATTGGCACTTGCAAAGAAAACACGACTTTCCACTGGTACTTCCTTAAACTCTTCTGGTAAAACATATTTCTTTGTTTCAGAATTTCCTACATATCGTAACAAGCCTTTTCCTTGTTCTCTTGCTCTAAATTCAAAAGGTTGTTCTATTAAAGGATTTTCTTTATCCCAAATCCCTTTATGATTATCCTTTGCATCTTTCACTGCTGATTGGAACATTTCATAATCCGCTTCATCAGCAACTGGCCAAATAAAGTATGTCGATGCATATCCTTGTTTCACCATTTCAAGATTGGTATTTAATTGATCACTCTTACGAATAATTTGTGCAAGTAGACGTCCATAATCATCTGTTGCTTCTTCCCCTACTTTTACAATTACTTCATCACCTGGCTTTAAAAGCGTATTTAAATACTCTTTCGCTTTATTCCCGTGTTCTAATTGATTTTCATCTGCTTCATTCTTTGGACTATGGTACGTTTCAGGTGTATCGATATTCACATAGCGAACCTTCGTTGTCCCTAATACTGGAGATTGCAAATGGATTGTATCACCGTCTACCACACTGCTTACAGTGCTTACATATTCTCCTTTTGCAGATGGGGAAGCTGGTTGTTCTGCCAATAAATGAACATCACTAGCTTTTCTAGGTAAAACTTGATAGGTATTATATTGGCTAAGAATTCCTGTGAACTCATACCATTTTCCTGATTGGATAGAAGAAATTGCCTCGGTTTCTTCCATTACTCGAATAGTCGTTCCATTAAAGCTTTCATCTAACACCGTCACATTATATCCGCCACCAGCAGCAGTTTCAGGAACGGTTTGAACATAACCTTTTACTTTCACTAACTGTCCTTCTTTTGATTCTGCTACACTAGCATTATTTAAATCTGCTAGATTCATAGTAACTGGTACAGGTAACTCATTGTTTTCAGAAATTACCTCAATCCCATCTTCTGCTGGGACAATTTCTAAGAGTTTATTGTATTCTGTTACTTTCCCTGTAACTTTTACTTTCTGTCCCTCTGTTAATGCAGGGAAAGCACTTGCATTCTGTGAAAAAACATTAATGCCAGCCTCATCATCTTGAATATAAGTAGATAGTTTTCCACCACCTATACTTGTATTGTCAGCAGTAACAATTCCTTCAATTGTTACATTTTGTCCTGTCTTTGTACGAGCTTCTTTGATTGATAACAGTTCTACTTCATCTGAAGGTGTTTCTTCTTTTCCATATAGGACGCCTCCAAACTGATGGTTGCCTAAATGTGAAACGTCATCTTGATTATATATATCCCATTCTACTGATGGATCGAACTGATTATTTCCTTTATTTCCAGATGTAATATTATTTTTTCTTACAAGGGTATGATCTTTTGTTAGTCCATTGCCCCATTCTTGCTGTTCGCCAACTATCCCAAATACATCAATGTTTTCTTCATTATGTTTTAAAACAATGGCGTCATCTCCATTAAAGTTTGCTACACCACTCACCATATTTGCCTTTGCCTTAATAGCTTCATTAGCAGATGAATGAGCAATAATAAATAATTCACCTTGTTTTAAAGTTCCTTCTAAACGAAGAGTCGATGTTGCACTTGTTTTTCCATTTGAATAGAGTTCAACGGAATAAGAAGATAAATCCAAATCTTTTCCAGTTCCGTTAAACAACTCTATCGCCTTATTATTGGAAGCACCTTCTATGTATTCTGAAATAAATAAATCTGTTGCCGTTATGTTTTCTGAGGCTGCCTTTACCGAAAGTGTGCTAAAGATGTTCGAAAAAACTAATAAAAAAATTAAAAATATTGCGAATAATCTTTTTCTACTATTTCCTTTCAATCTTTTTTCCTCCTTCAACCTATTAATATCGTAATCTCTTCTATTCATTTATTCTGTAAAACGCTTTTAATAGAATTAATTACTATATAAAGATAACTTAATATTGTAAAATCTACACTAGCTTTTTGTAAATTTATTCATAGAATTGGAATATTTCGTTATTTTTACCTATTTTCCAAATGAAGTTACCTAAGAAAATGTCCCTATTATTAATTGATTTTCTACCTAACTTAACATAAAGCTTTTTTCGTAAAATAAAAATTAGACCACATGAGAATTCACCCATGTGGTCATTAACATTCTTTATTTAACGATTGCTATCGCCTCTGCAATATTGGCAGCATGATCGCCTACTCGTTCTAAATTACTGATAATATCGACAAAAACAATGCCTGCATCGCCGCTACATTTTCGTTCATTTAAACGGCTGATATGCTTTTTACGATATTGTTTTTCCATTTTATCAATTTCTTCTTCGTTTGTAATAGCTTTTTTAGCAAGCTCTACATCTTTTGCGAAAAAGCTATCATAGGAAGTTTTTAATGTATCTACTGTAAAGCGATACATGTTTTCTAATTCATTTTTCGCCTCTGTGGAGAACTCTACTTTTTTATTGATTTTATACTCCACAAGCTCCACGATGTTTTCCATATGATCACCGATTCTTTCAATATCTCTGATTGAATCAACTAGGATAGAGAACTCTTCACTTTCATGTGGAGTAAGAGCTTTGGAAGAAAGCTCTACCAAATATTGCGTTATTTCCTTATCTAAGTTATTAATTCCTTGTTCATATTGGAGCGCTTTTTCTTTATGCTTCTTTTCTCCTGTTTGTAAGTACTTATATGCTTCTTCTAATCCTTTAATAGAGAAATCCTTCATTCTTTCTAATTCTTCCTTTGCTTGCCCTAAAGCGATAGAAGGAGAATGTTCAATAAAGGTTGTGTTTAAATGTTGCGGTTTTGTAATAATAGCTCCATCTTCTCCAGGAATTAACTTTGTCACAAGCCATGCTAATGCAAAAATAAATGGGAATTGAATAATCGTATTAGATACATTAAAAATCCCATGGGCAAAAGCAATCGTCATCGGTTCATTTAAACCTAATACTCCTTGCAAATACGTAATGAAATGAGTAAACGGTGCTAAAATAATTACAAATATTACTGTTCCAATAATGTTAAAGAGTACATGAACCATAGCAGCTCTTCTTGCAGCTATTGATGCACCAATGGAAGCAAGAATCGCAGTAATCGTTGTTCCAATATTGTCACCAAACAAAACTGGTAAAGATGCTTTCAAAGATATAGCATCTGTTGCGAATAACTCTTGTAAAATTCCAATTGTAGCACTAGAACTTTGGACGATTAATGTCAAGACCGTTCCAACTACAACCCCAAGTATTGGATTGTTACTCATATTTACTGTTAACTCATGAAAAGCTTCTAATGATCGTAGCGGCTTCATACCAGCACTCATTAGTTCTAGTCCATAAAACAATGCTCCAAACCCAAATACAACTTGTCCGAATGAAGTGATTTTTGGATTTTTAAAGAAGAATAAAAGAACAGCTCCTGCTGCAATAATTGGTAAAGCATACTCCCCAATATCGATACCGATGATAAATGCAGTAACAGTTGTACCAATATTTGCCCCCATGATAACACCAATTGCTTGACGCAATGTCATAAATCCAGCACTTACCAACCCTACTGTTATTGCTGTAGTTCCTGAACTAGACTGAATTAAAATCGTAACAAATATACCAGCCAATACGCCCATGAATGGATTGGTAGTAAACCGATCTAAGATTTCTTGCAGACGATCCCCTGCAGCATTCTGCAAGCCATCCCCCATATATTTAATACCAAAAAGAAATACCCCTAATCCCCCAAGAAACTGGAAGATCATTTCTTGATAATTTATTTCCAAAAGTTTGTCCCCCTAAATCCTAATTCTATTAAGACAGATACCAAGTTATCATAACAAGTTACGACAAGCATTTACACTATTCTCGTATATTATTTACATGAATTTAATAATGAGTTTACAAAAACTTTACATTTTACCACCATCAAAATTCTTGACATATTCTATTTTGTTCCTATGAAAGAAAAACTATCCTTTTAGGGAAAATTCATTTTTTGTTCAAATAAACATTCCATGATTTATGATAAGATAATAATGTTTTTCCTAAACATTTTTATTGGAAAGAATTATCCTGCAAGGAGCGTAATTATTCATGATTGATAAAATCAAACCAATACCTTCCTTATCTTCGAATTCCGTATTCTTAGCTGCTCTATTAGGAATGGTTGGTGGTTTTTTAGATGCTTATACATTTATTAGTAGAGATGGGGTATTTGCCAATGCACAAACAGGGAATATCGTTTTATTCGCGGTCAACGCTGCAACTGGTGAATGGGCGGAATCCCTCCATTATATCCCTCCATTAATAGCCTTTGTCTTAGGAGTCTTGGTTTCTGAAATTGTCAAAATACCATCTCTAAGGGAAATCCTATATAGCTATAGACGATCGATCCTTATTTTAGAATGTATCGTCTTAATTATAGTCGGATTTTTGCCAACATCTGTTCCGAATATCATTGTTACAACCAGCATCTCATTTGTATCTTCTTTACAAATATCGACATTCAACAAATTAGATAAATGGGCATATAATTCAACAATGACTACTGGGAACCTAAGAACTGCTACTCAAGCTGCTTATGCTGCTTTTACAAAACAAAGTCAAGAGGCGAAGATCCAATTTAAAGAGTTTTCCATTATTATCGGCTCCTTTTTATTTGGGGCATTACTAGGAACCTTTACAACCACTCAATTTGGCAATAAAGCCATATGGGTATCGGCAATTATTCTCATCGTCGCATTAGTCCTTTATCATAAAGATAAAGGGTATATTCGTAAACGTTGTACAGATAATTTATAAAAAAGGAGAAAGGCTGAATGATTGACAGCCTTTCTCCTTTTTACTTACGATTCATAAGCCCATATAGTTCCTCCCACTGCCTTTCAAGCTCCTCCTTTTCAGAAAACAACTTCTCCAATTTATCCCAATCCGTTTCTATTTCCATTCTTTTCTCTAATTCTGCAATCTCTCTTTCCACTCCTTCTACTTCCTTTTCCAAATAAATTTGATTAAAAGTAGCTTCCCTCTCCTGTTTTTCCTTAATCGGTGCTTTCTCTTTTTTTGATCTTACGGAATTACTTAGTAGATTCTTTGACGTTTGTCTTTCCTTTGACTTTTCTCTTGCATACGTATAGTTCCCCTCATAACAATGAACTCCCTTTTCTTGAATCCAATAAATCTTTTGAAATAGCTTATTTAGAAAATAGCGATCATGGGAAACAGCAAGAATCGTGCCATCAAAATCTTCTAAAGCCTCTTCTAATACTTCACGAGACTCAATATCTAAATGATTGGTTGGCTCATCTAGAATTAATAGATTGATTTCTTGATACATAAGCTGAGCTAAACGAAGCCTCATTCTCTCTCCACCGCTTAAATTGCTTACCTTTTGAAAAACAGAATGACCATAAAAGAGGAATTGAGCTAAAATATGTCTAGCCTCTCCCTCTGTCACATGCACTTCATTTCGAAAAGCTTCGATCACTGTTTCTCCTTCCATTTCCATTAATACATGCTGAGAAAGATAACCAATTTTCACATTACTTCCAATCTTAACTTCACCTTTATCTGGCTCTAATTGTTGAAGTATCATCTTCAACAAAGTTGATTTCCCCGATCCATTCTCTCCAATAATTGCCACTCTTTCTTTATAGCTTATTTGCATTTGAACTTGCTGAAACAATAGCTGGTCGCCAAAGCTTTTTGATACATTCTTCAGCTGAATAACATCCTTCCCACTTCGGTCACTTGCTTCCATATCGAAATTCATTTTCTTTCTATTTATAATAGGGCGAGCTAGTTTTTCCATTCTTTCAATAGCCCTTTCCATATTTCTCGCTCGCTTATGCAACCCTTCATTAGGCGGATTTGCCCGATTCGCCCATTCACGAAGTCGTTTGATTGCTTCTCTCATTTTCTTGATTTTCTTTTGCTGTTCCTCATATGCCTGAAACTCTCTTAAAAGTTTTTCCTCCTTTTCCTTTGTGAAATTTGTGAAATTAGTATGATAGGTTGTTACTTCTCCATCTTCTAAATCTACCACCTTTTGAATCACTTCATCTAAAAAGTAGCGATCATGGGAAACCACTAAAATGGTACCATTATAATCCTGAAGAAATTTCCCAAGCCACTCGACTGCCATTAAATCCAAATGGTTCGTCGGTTCATCCAATAAAAGAAAATCAGGTTCTTGGAGGAGTAGCATCGCTAAACCAACCTTTGTTTTTTCCCCTCCACTTAAAGCTCCATATTCCTTCATGACTAACTGCTCAATTTTTAGCCCATTAACCATTTTCTCTATTTTTGCTTCCATTTCATATCCACCAGCATTCGTAAAATACTCCTGCAATTTTCCATACTCCTCCATTAATAGCAATAGCTGTTCTGGGTTGATATCCCTCGCCATTTCCTGTTCCATCTGTTTCATCTTCCCTTCTATCGTTTCGAGGTCAGAAAATGCCTTTTTTAATACTTCCTTCACCTTCATAGATTGTTCATATTCCGGAATTTGTTCTAAATATCCAATCTTTAATCCTTTCTTCCAATGGATTTGTCCAGCATCGGGGGTTTCCTTTCCTGCAAGTAATCGAAATAATGTGGTCTTTCCGCTCCCATTTCTTCCAACAAGACCAACTCTTTCTTTTTCCTTTATTTCTAATGATATGTCTTCAAATATTGTATTTCCTCCGTACATCTTCGCTACATGATTGACACTGCAAATAATCATAATACCGCTCGCTCCTTTTTCTATGATTATCTCTTTTCCCTGACTCTTCCATGGACGGTTTAGTCCACTTTTTAGCAACGCAAAAAAGCCATGGAAAACAAAGTTCTCCATGGCAACATTTAAGGAAAAAGCCAGATACACTTTTCCATTAAATATAAATACCTCTAAATGTACTTTTAGAAAGATCCATATATAGTTCCTTCTATTAATAGATGACTTGGTAAGCCATTAAAAAAAGAGCGCATGAAAATGCACTCCTTTAACCGTCCATATAGATGTGGGTAAGAGATGTTTTCACTGTTTTAGTTTGCTATTTAGTTGTTTAAAAAAGGGCACACTTATCCCGTTAACAACTACCATCGCAAATTTTGCACGGTTAATATATAGACTTTCTATCATATAACCTTGCACTAAAACAGTTGAACTTAACATCCTTCCCACCTCTTTTCTTTTATAAGTTAGTTTTATTATATCTTTTAAAAACATCTCACACAAGAGAATTAATAAGAAAAATCAGTAATATTGGAATCATAGCATTTTTCCTTTAATAATTTAAGCATGATTCTTACCTTTTAGAAGAAAATCCTTCTTGTTAAAAAAATAAAAACTCGATATAATATTATAACAACGTTGTTATTTTTCGTTTAGTAAATCGGGGGAATGAAAAATGAGTGTCACAATTAAAGATATAGCTAAAACTGCTGGTGTAAGTTATTCTACAGTATCAAAGGCACTTCGAGATAGCCCATTAGTAAAAAAGCCTACGAAAGATCGAATTATAGCAGTGGCCAATGAATTAGGCTATCAGCCAAATGTGGCCGCTAGAAGTCTTGTATCAAAAAGATCATTTACAATTGGCGTTGTATGGCCAACCATTGAACAAACCGTTCTTTCTACACTTATTACAACAATTAACAAGAAACTGGAGCAGCTTTCTTATACGACATTAATATCGATTAATGAAGTAGAGTCAGCTTTAAAAATCTTTAATCGTTATCAAGTGGATGCCATATTAGTATTTGATTCCAGTCAATCCATCGATTCCTATACATCAGATGTTCCTATTGTCACCTATGGACTAGCAAACAAAGAAACAGTCTATCCCATCATTGATGTGAATCGTCTAAAATCTACTTACATTGCTGTGCAACACCTTCACAATATCGGGCATCGTTACATTAGCTATATTGGGGAAGTAGAAAAAGAAGAGCTGCAAAGAGAAAAGGTACAAGGCTTTACT from Niallia sp. FSL W8-0635 carries:
- a CDS encoding class D sortase, with amino-acid sequence MKWTKWLSLLLIVGGVLFIGYGVWNIMDTKALTENSLSEAKVAIEKGNEKWVDKDSDRFIPSIGDAVGLLVIDKIDGELPIVEGTDPDDLEKGVGHYKGSFYPEENGQIVLSGHRDTVFRRAGELEIGDELKIVLPYGEFSYQITSTKIVEADDRSIITLDNTKEELILTTCYPFRFVGNAPQRYIIYAERM
- a CDS encoding 5'-nucleotidase C-terminal domain-containing protein translates to MKGNSRKRLFAIFLIFLLVFSNIFSTLSVKAASENITATDLFISEYIEGASNNKAIELFNGTGKDLDLSSYSVELYSNGKTSATSTLRLEGTLKQGELFIIAHSSANEAIKAKANMVSGVANFNGDDAIVLKHNEENIDVFGIVGEQQEWGNGLTKDHTLVRKNNITSGNKGNNQFDPSVEWDIYNQDDVSHLGNHQFGGVLYGKEETPSDEVELLSIKEARTKTGQNVTIEGIVTADNTSIGGGKLSTYIQDDEAGINVFSQNASAFPALTEGQKVKVTGKVTEYNKLLEIVPAEDGIEVISENNELPVPVTMNLADLNNASVAESKEGQLVKVKGYVQTVPETAAGGGYNVTVLDESFNGTTIRVMEETEAISSIQSGKWYEFTGILSQYNTYQVLPRKASDVHLLAEQPASPSAKGEYVSTVSSVVDGDTIHLQSPVLGTTKVRYVNIDTPETYHSPKNEADENQLEHGNKAKEYLNTLLKPGDEVIVKVGEEATDDYGRLLAQIIRKSDQLNTNLEMVKQGYASTYFIWPVADEADYEMFQSAVKDAKDNHKGIWDKENPLIEQPFEFRAREQGKGLLRYVGNSETKKYVLPEEFKEVPVESRVFFASANEAENNGYTALNASEEKDTIKLQLLSVNDLHGKVTEEYDDEAKTNKIGRMDYLATYLREREATNPNTLIVHAGDMVGGSSPLSALLQDEPTVEMMESIGFDVGTVGNHEFDEGVDEMLRLINGGDHVNGTKEYDGINFPMVAANVEYKDTGKLVIDPYAIKEVEGVKVGFIGVATTETPNMIIAKGNENVRFTDEAQAINKFVPELQSQGVEAIIVLAHVPGNQAGESATGDIAKIATEVDDAVDVIFAAHNHVKINAVVDNKLIVQAGEYGKAFADVDLEIDPETGDIVTKSAEIVDVVQTGVTPDPEVSSILAKYQELVGAKLNEVIGVAATDMVGGYATKEAEGDNPVGNLIADGMKAAMDSDFALMNGGGIRDDIVAGEITWNDLFNVQPFNNTLVKLEISGSDLEEILNSQFSSYGPDVSIGGFSYTWDSKAGKYGKVVDIFLPNGEKIDSNGNYTVTVNNYMAEHSSDQYLLQKLGENPIQGGEDLEATVAFVRSFNGPISYNTGRIKEINAETLPSISGQFLGVNDLHGKIDVTGTVNGVNYGRMDYLAAYLRQAEATNPNTLLLHAGDMIGGSSPVSALLQDEPTVEIMESLGFDVGVVGNHEFDEGVDEMLRMINGGEHPNGTSGYDGMNFPVLAANVEYKDSGELVLDPYAIKEIDGVKVGFIGVATVETPSMIVATGNEHIRFTDEVEAINKYVPELQKQGIEAIVVLAHVPGDQEEGTNEITGEIADIAREADDAVDIIFAAHNHVKLNGVVDNKLIVQAWEYGKAYSDIDFTIDPATKDFAEKTAEIVDVVQEGVTPDPEVKAILDKYLEQVGPKLNEVIGIAATDITGGYAQKGEVGDNGLGNLIADGMKAAMDSDFALMNGGGIRDDLMEGEITWQELFNIQPFNNTLVKLEITGQELKEVLNTQFSSYGPDVSIAGFKYTWDASLGQFGQVVDLFMPDGTKLDLEKTYTVTVNSYMYPHSTDSYLLNTYGKNPVQGSEDLQATVDFIKSFDEPIAYTAEGRISEVSDTAEEPEVDPETPGNGEEDPGENPETPGNGEEDPGENPETPGDGEEDPGENPETPGDGEGNPGENLETPGDGNGESDKETETSLGDNQDTVNQQENGKGNLLPNTATMTYNLIIVGLLLFVIGFVVFYRNNRRKA
- a CDS encoding Na/Pi cotransporter family protein — translated: MEINYQEMIFQFLGGLGVFLFGIKYMGDGLQNAAGDRLQEILDRFTTNPFMGVLAGIFVTILIQSSSGTTAITVGLVSAGFMTLRQAIGVIMGANIGTTVTAFIIGIDIGEYALPIIAAGAVLLFFFKNPKITSFGQVVFGFGALFYGLELMSAGMKPLRSLEAFHELTVNMSNNPILGVVVGTVLTLIVQSSSATIGILQELFATDAISLKASLPVLFGDNIGTTITAILASIGASIAARRAAMVHVLFNIIGTVIFVIILAPFTHFITYLQGVLGLNEPMTIAFAHGIFNVSNTIIQFPFIFALAWLVTKLIPGEDGAIITKPQHLNTTFIEHSPSIALGQAKEELERMKDFSIKGLEEAYKYLQTGEKKHKEKALQYEQGINNLDKEITQYLVELSSKALTPHESEEFSILVDSIRDIERIGDHMENIVELVEYKINKKVEFSTEAKNELENMYRFTVDTLKTSYDSFFAKDVELAKKAITNEEEIDKMEKQYRKKHISRLNERKCSGDAGIVFVDIISNLERVGDHAANIAEAIAIVK
- a CDS encoding YoaK family protein translates to MIDKIKPIPSLSSNSVFLAALLGMVGGFLDAYTFISRDGVFANAQTGNIVLFAVNAATGEWAESLHYIPPLIAFVLGVLVSEIVKIPSLREILYSYRRSILILECIVLIIVGFLPTSVPNIIVTTSISFVSSLQISTFNKLDKWAYNSTMTTGNLRTATQAAYAAFTKQSQEAKIQFKEFSIIIGSFLFGALLGTFTTTQFGNKAIWVSAIILIVALVLYHKDKGYIRKRCTDNL